The DNA segment tcAGCGCCTTGTCTCTTGACTGTTTTCtcgcagagtggtcagtaatgtcgaatagtaatctccggttattgttctacccttatccaaaaaatcaatcatgattactccatggcaatcccaaaaaactgaagcaagaactttttcagcagatttttggacacgaaacttcttaggtcttggagaaccagaatgtcgccattccatcgactgttgctttgtttctggatcgtagaaatgtacccaagtctcatccatagtaacaattcggcttaagaagtctacatcgttttcaaatcaagcatatgtagatcgaacgcgatgcttctacccttgcacgatttTGATCaagattcaaacatttggggatccattttgcagcaatttttctcatgtccaaattgacgtgaactatatgatgaacgcgatcgtatgaaatattcagtgcttcagatatccgttttcacaggtacttgatgatgactcgatactccaatttttcgattttcacaatttcggtggacattctttcttttaatttattgcgtatctttggtttacatttttgacctcaaacttcacactgacacttctaatgagttattgttcgttgctatggtaacgcaatattttttgtatgtatGCAACTGTtctaagctaactagatatcaatacatcctcgtacagcTCCATGGAGAAGACACATTTGAAAAACTTGACTTTTTATGTATTCGATTTGACCGACTTGATGATTTTCtcatgaacaccctgtatatttctggtCCAAACAGCAAACAGCGTTATAATACTACAGGATcgcaaaatttaaaatggttggaaaaatattgaaaaaaactcCCTTGGTGATAACACGAAATGTGTGGCGCCCCGTTTTTGGCACTTTTTTAATAAGAATCCCAGTAACTCATAAACCATTGAGTTTTGCCCAAGGTATAgcataggggagactggggaggattgatacgttttttggaatttttattctggaaactgaattatatgaagaagcaggacttttcttatattatataattcttcaattaatcgttcaacaaaataaatatagaagtcgcaaaacataaacatctcattctgtacagaacgttgaacaccaaaacatgcaaactgtctcaggcctccccacatatgggaggattgatacgatgtactgggagagtaatcgagaggattattcagctcagtaggtaggtcagcaatgatactggcttgctttggtcctataggtgtagaaaaattaggaaattgtcagttagtcacttccacacaagaaaagtaggcctcgttaaatatatggggattgtacggtttttaaaaatccctttgatatgttggatggtgaagacgccttcatgtaggcctatccaactagctacggaatattttttgaagattatacatgtatcaggcctccccacgacaaatgtctcaaacctccctgaaagcaatttttaaagtgatttatgttttcgtcttatacccatatattttgaaaagcgaataaaactgtaaattgagtagttttatgcatatttcccagtgaaatgtttgtttatgccgaagaattaatgaatgatcataaaacccttacgtaacttgagtaaaaacttacaatttctcacctcgaaacacacttcgttgaatatttcacaaacaaactactgttagccttacatattaacgtcacgcaatgccctctgccaaagaatagtgttcactagtataatacttttgaaaacggctacagatcgcggatataagcctgtatcaagcctccccatgtatcaatgctccctagtctcccctactattgaaattgccatcaaatcagctatTCAACGATGCAAATGTATACttgggttgccatttgaaatgagGAAGTGTGGGTCTGTTTCCGGTATAACCATAAAACGTCTAATAGCCAATAGAGATGAATCACCCTGTGTATACGAAAAATTGTTGGAATAAATTCACTtatactgggtgttctgttttctattCACTCAGTATATATTAAAGAATGATCGTTCTCCAAGACTAGGACTGATGAATGAGTTACCAAGACACCTTTAATAGTATATTAGTAAGGACCCTCTTTATTTCTATAGGCTATATTCGAATATTCTCCATATAATACAGTTATATCGAAAAGGGATGATTTCTCTATAAGTAACTGAATTTCGAATATGGATAAAGGTCTAGGGAAAGACAAACAGACATGTTCGATGCCCTTTCCCAATAATATTTGACATAATGTTAGTTGAATAGATGGAAACTGATACGAACCTATGGATATTTACCTTTCATACCTGAACCTTCTGGAATTCCTAAGATCTTGTACATATTGTGGAGGAAGTTCATGTATCAAATTAGGCGATAGATAAAAGCAGTCAacattttttgtatatttgCTTTAAAACAAAAGTTTGTCCATTTTTCTGTGAAGGTGTTACTGATACTCAACATTGGTGGGGAGTTGGGCGTATGAATCTTCAACTTCAAAAACCTAATTTTGAAGATATAAATCGACGAGTAGGAGGACTTTTCTCAATAATTATTTGTACAAGAAAAATggcccaaattgaaaattttttcctaatgtttaaaaaaaaaacgacatAACCAGTTTTTCAATCAGCTGAATGGGTAATCGAATGGCATTTCCTTTGATATATCGCAATCCATATATTCCCATTTGATCGTGATGAGTCAAGAATGAATTTGTAGTAATTTCCGTGTATCGAGCCACTTTCTCGAGAATGACCCTGTACTACATCCATTTCTTTCAGTCCTAGAAGCGACCTAATAAGCCAATTGAACAATAAAACTAAATTTCTTCCAACCCGGTCAGTTCTATCAATTCGCTTCCTAGAATAACTAAGGAATTCCGCGTGTGGGTACTGGATAAAATCTCATTACATACACATTCAAGAATGCAGCGATTCAAGAAGGAAAAATTATATCGAGTATGAAATTAGTTCACCGATACGAGGGACCTTGAAAGACAATTTCTTGTCTTATGTCTCCATCATTCAGGATTCAGGGTGTGCCTTGCTGGAATATTCTTGAATACAAACGATTCTATTCTAGGCACCAGATATGAAAGATTCTATATGAATTGTAAATTACATTTGCCTTCATTGATGAAAGAACTTGTTGCAAGAAGTAGTAGGGGACCTCATATCTATTGAGTATAGAGTTAGAGTAGATACATAACAGTATTATGGCAATACATTATgtgaaatttattgaagaaataaataaaagacATCTGACTGATGAGTTTTAGGATAAGAATCTGATCCTTGATCCAATAGAATTGAAATGTAGAGGATAACGGTGTGAGGGATCATTGCTTTAAAAATGTGTGCCACGTATATTCACAACAACTTGAATAAATTTCCAACCAATAGTACTTATCATTCTATCAACACTAGGAATAGGACAAACTTGTCCATTCCATATCATAGCCGTAAATTTTCCCAGCAAGGAGTTGACTTTTGGggtccaaaaattttcaataagctACCAGAGAGATTTAGGGTTTTATCAGAGAAGAAGTTTAAGAAGtctttcaaagaatttttacaCTTAAATACATTTTACTCACTGGATGAGTTCATGAGCATGAAAATAATACTGTAATTCCTTTGTTTTGACTAAGCATGTAACTTTCATTGATGCtgtaaatatattattattattattattattaaatagaTTTCGCAGTGGCATTATTCTTTACAATTAGAATTGTATTTTATGTGTATTGTTCACCAAAGTCAGGTGAAGTGATTCGACATCAATTGTGCAGGAAGTACCAATATTTGATCATTTTACCAATTGAAGAACAAGATTATTTGTACTATACAGGATAAGTCTTTCACTCGTGCaagtatttcaacagtagattcttcaggtcaaaagaaactttttcctatagataccattttttccgattcgctCCTGATAAAAGGTATagtcattttgagttttcataattagctgtgccacccctggaaaaacaaaactagctatagaataactagctgaatctttgacaatacacatctgtggatcttttaaacagagttgcattcggtcaaagaaccctatttttcgaattttagagattttttttgaacatcaaattcctCGCTTTATGTgagaaaacatgaagaatacttttatttcataaaacgttcaaatatccattcgatagcatccaacttagattcaagagttgggttctttgaatttttggtatttttatagtacgtaatggtcataatgagaaaactgggagacttgggtgatatcttgtgttcgaaaaagattcaacaaataaatggaaaactatattccgaaattcatttcattcaataagaccgtttgtgggataaaaataaaaataacatttttctatggttttttAACAACTTGTATCTTTTATACAGAGAcgagtaaaggaaaaaaatgtttatttgacctcaagaatctactgttaaaatatttgtacgggtcaaagactcaccctgtgtatAGAGATAGTCAAATGATCGAACTAGAATTGCCTGGACTCTGTAGTCCATATACACAGAAGGTTTGACAGTATCTGAAACATCCCATTTACACAAATCGaatagtttttgagttattgaaGTTAATCGCTGAAGTTTACCATTTAAGCAGAGATTCGCTTtgtgtatttttattttgtgcCTTGTTCTATGTTTCCTGATCAATTCAACGTCAAGATTTTTCACCGCAGCGAGGAAAATCCAGAAGAATATGTCATAAGATAGGTTGATGCTCATATCGGTCTCTTTCTTAGGTATTATAGTTCTTAGTAACGCTGTATGAACCAACCCCAAGGTTACCATTTCGGTAGTGCAACCCAAAGGATGGGTATACCCTTATCGTTGACCAACAGGCCCCTCATGGTTTTCCAAATTGATAATGCAATTGAGAACCTAAAGGACATACCTACTTAGGTGGCTTTGGTAAACTCACCAGCAACCTACCTGGCGAGACACGCCTCATATTCATTACAGAATGTGATATAAGACAGCAATAAATTAGTCATGAGAGGCTTAAAATATTCAATACACATAGGTATATATATGAATCCCCCTTCACTAAAACATGACCTGATAATCACTGTCTCCCTGGATCCTAGAGTTTCAGGTGTATGTAACGGTTTATTTACCATATTCACATCAACGAAATTAGAGCCCTTTGGTCATCGTTACTAGTTGTGTTAAATCAACAAAATCTCCTAACTCGAGCACGTATAGAGCAGTAATTGAAGAATGTTTACCCTGCCCAGAAACGCGACAAATAAAGTGCTCCATTATGTGGAATTCATCTAAATTTTCGGAACGTTGTATTTACTCTAACGCGGCAAAATGAGAAGCCAAACTCCTTTCATTCAAACCGAAGAAAATTCAACTTGAGGCTTTCAACACCAACAAAGCACAAGAGGGAAGCGGATGAAAGAAATTCACGTTGAGAATCGTTTCATTGTCGACTCTGTAGACACATTATTCGCCTTCGAATAAAGTGAACAAATTGAAGTCATTTCGTTTGGCGCaaacaactttttttcattCCACATTTTATTTTCTCCGAGGAAAGATTGGCCGCGATTTTGTCTTCGTTGACTAGTGGTTTTtcgttttgtttgttttttcgaACTTAAAATGTCAAACGACAAATCGGGAGGATTTTATGGCACCTTTATCCTTTATTCTTGTCGATAAAGTGGAGGTAGTTATGATCGAGACATTTTTCAATTCGGTGGATCTTAGCAGTAGGGTAATTTAGATACGGAATGGATAAAATATGCACATGCAGAATGTCTCTTTCGGGCATTCGGACGTGGGAGACAACCAGAATTTTAAGAAGATGACTACGTTCGTTTTGGAGATATTTTCAAGAGATATGACTATGGGAAGTACATAGATGTAGAAGGACCAAGGAACCATTTTACTTCGAATACTGATTTATGTCGAGATTAAACAGTAGTCTCATGTTCGAGCCATACCCATAAATTGTATATTTTCTTGAATCACACATAGAATTGCATTACCTAAATGCTGCTCTAAAACTGGCTCAAAAATGACATTTGTCAAAATAACGGTTGTCCACTATTTTTtgcttggaacatagatacaaggaatggaaaataaacatttgttgttgtccaaagactagagtgagatagttgcttagcgtcgccaatcacaattgagatagttgagtctgacatcattgtcacgtcaattttccgtacaaaaaggtaggagctatataaatttatttattttacgccactgccttagtgtcgcgctagacaaagaagcatcgaatgtttgttccacaacaaatacattcatagcacgtcgatgtccattccatgtacatatttatgttctaagattTTTTGGTCATATGGGACTGAATATTTTGGGTTACATATTTTAATGGAACTCGTTTTTATGAATACACATATCTCATAAATATACATAAGCCAAAACGTGTTCATTTTGTGATTTGTGGAATTCCCACAGAAAATACGTAAATTTATTTGCTTTTCCTTTAATGCTTTGATCAAACGAGGCTTTCGTTCAGAAGGGATGGAACTATAATCATCACTTTTTATGTAATGAAAAACACGTACCACTTGTATTCATTAAAtgtgttttattcattttcacAAACTACAGCATGTTTATTCACTAAAGTTAACTTGTCAAATATTTGTGCGCACACGTATACAGATAAACGAGTGGATCCTTCACAAAcatttttgagcagcccctgcttATTAGATATAGCTCCCTTGAAAATGCACCTGAggagcaatttttaattttttccttggAAACCAGAAAACAGTCGTAAGGAATTTTGGTGGTATACCCATTTAATTGGAAGGGAAAGAAAAGGCCACCCCTAAAATTAAAGTGTCGAAGAAACCATTTACCATTTGATGCTATTATTTTCGAGAACTGGAACTGTGGTTCCCCTTTCACAGTTTTACTTTCTACCTTGTATAGTACTGAAGGTTTTCTCGAGGCTAGAATGAATTTTACTTCTTAGAATTCTTTCAGGCAATCAATTGACAGATATGCCAACCTTTTCACTTCTGATTACATCTATGCATCTCATGAACAAGGTATTTTTGCAACAATAAGAACATAATTCGctagaaaaatatattcaggTCAATAAATAACAATTCACTCTCCTCTATATGAACCATCATCGTGCCATGCTTCTGAGATATCACCAAGGTATGCACCTTCATGTCCATTATCGTCAGGATCCCCAAGAGCACCGATGGCAATTCCACGAGCACCTACTATGGGAGCTCCAGCGGCTACAGCGGGAACGACAGCAGGCCCAGCTAGTGAGTGAGAAGTGATGATTGCTCCGGCTGGTCCTCTGACAGCAATGGGAGCCCCAACACCGAGAACAGCAGGTCCAGCTGGCACCAATCCAGCAGCTCCTCCTGTTACTACCGTACCTCCAGGTGCTGCAGCATTCAGGGCGCTTCCATCAGGTCCGAGAAGGGTTGTTTTGCTGCTGGGGCCTTGGAGGACTTCTACTGTCGGGATCAGCGAGGATTGCGATGCCACGAGGCAACAGGAGAATGCAAGAAGGACCTGGAGGATGCAGCAAAAAAGGTTGAGAATTCGGTGTACATAGAAAGACAGAAAGACACAATACAGCCCAGGAATGATCAGAGAAATAGCTTGCAACTGAAGACTTATTATTGCTATTAgtgaaaatagttatttgtaATATTGATTCGTTTTTTGGAATATTGGCAACTGTCGCAAAATATTAATCGAAAAAATTAGTTCagaattttacttttttttttatttcagattgtCATTGATGTCATATTATAGGTCTGTTCGGTGCTCTACACTCTACACTAACAACACTAAGCTACACTTGTTCAGCCAGTCTAATATGCACTGTTGGCGTTGATTTCCATTGCTGCACTACACTCTGTTCGTCGTAAAATGGTGTAGCAttgtaaaattcaaaattatttcccATCATTTACTAAACTACACTGATTTCGAATACCTAGTGTAGAATGAAATGAGATCATGCACAAATTCCGAAAATATATCAAACAGTATAAGGTAAGAAAGGACCTTTCTATTGGATATGTAGTATAATGTAATCTACTGTATCTACTGTTCGTTTTGACATAGAATCACCTGATTCTTTGGCAGGTAAGCAACAAGATCTAATGAATACATGAATAATCGTAGTAGGTAAACTATAATCAGAATAGTCGAAAGTCGTTTGAAAAATCTTaaaatctttattttttattgtttgaaaaaaattgcataTTAAATGAACGGATTTTATATGAATTTGCTGTATAATTCATAGCTCATCCTTAACAGATGTTCaataattgaaatatatttaatggagttttcttctttttgaTTAGATAATGGTATTTTCTTTCATTGGAAGTATTATCATATTTGTAGTCAGATTTctgatatttcaaagaatattttttcttgatgtTCAATTTCGGTATGTGTATTGAACcgattgattatttttattcatcaaAACTCATCTAGCGAATTCTCCGATCAATTTTAACCTCCACGGTTTGAATCAACGATCAGATTAAAAAACAAGCATatcacaaatcgaaaaaaaaaacatattttcaacTTACCTTCCACTCCATTCTATTTCAATAGCAGATTCGCATGTGCCTGTGTTAGGTAGGTACTGACACTGTTTAGTGATGCATGAAACCATTTATAGGTTACACCCAAGCAACCTTGCCTATTCAATGTACAGGTAAGCATATGCGTATTTTTCTATTTACTTTTTGCTGCCATATAGACATTCATAAGCCACCATATTGCTCCATTAGTGGGCAAATAGCGATAAATAGGTGTAAATGAATTAATTGGGATGTTTGGATTGCGAAAGAAGTCTACAATATATGGATCACACCTTTATCTTAATGGTTTTGTGGAATTCATATCATAGGAGAAACTCATTATTCCCTATTTATTGATATTCAATTAGAATAACGAACAATCATGCAAGTATTTATGATTTTTCgtgttttatatttcataacATAACTCGAACGTAGTTCTGCTACGAAAACCAATAAAAACTTGACAAATGAAGATTCAATTTCTTCTTGGAAGTCATGAAATGTTATGCagaatattttcattcaattatATGGTTAAGTAAAGTTGATTctcgttttttttcttgttgTGGATATGAGGAATACCTACTTTGAAACACAGTCTAGCGGTCGATACAATGGATATCTATTTCATCTCCTTGAAAAATGGAATAGAATATTCCGAATGCTGTTTATGGAGGAGAATCCTGACCTGAACCATATGAATTCATGAATATAAATTATGGGAACTGTAGCGGATAACTGTTATGTTGTGGAAAATGTGCAGAGAAGCGCACAAATTCCTATGAAGATGATATAATTTAGAATTCGAAAACTTTTACGAGTTTTTGAATGCCCATGACAAAGGTATATGACCCCACAAAACTGGTCGCAACTGGAGATGTTAACATCGTATCAGGAAATATTTTACAACACTTTGGGTAATTAATTTTTAAAATGTAGCGCAGGGCATTGAACGAAAACAACACTATCAAGTTTATCGATCACAAGAATATTGTAAGAGAACATTCCCAgaaaaaagatttatttttttgacaATGCGAGCAATTCTAGTACCTATCAATATCTCCTCAGACCAGGACAGTAGGACAACATAATGCTTATCGGTTTTAAGTTCTTTAGGGCTAATTTCACCAAAGATATAATCAGAGATTAGACGTAACTGGCGTTTAGGGAAGAAACTCGTCGAATCATGTAGATTACGCATTTTAATTTCAGTTAAAACGGATTGTCTCTGTGTCTTGAGTTTTCTTCACCCTCCTTACTCCACTTCATAGACAAAGCAGATGTCAATGTTAGAAGGAGTTTGTCTGAATTTTAATCCGAGTCTAAGTTAAGTGGAGTTGATAACccttggtgaaattggcccttAATTGTTTCGATGAATCCCTAGGAATTAAAAGTAGATAAAATAAAGAAGGTGGAAGCCATAGCAAGGCTTTTGAGGCATATAACTTTTCGATGTCAACCACCCATCAGTCAGTAGAGTTAACATTTTGAAACTACGGAAACGAGAGTACTatcaatcaaagattatagagtgaaaagataggaaacgaagcgactaaagttatgtgagcgccatctgtgtttcaaaagtgttttcAAGGCCCTaaaactggttaaaatattaattcgagggacatttgcagaaacatatctaattttttatgagatttcagatggccattttgatcaaagaggctTCGAATGTTTTGaatgattctcgtaccgccttttgtttattaAACTCGTGCTAGTTGGAGattattgagatttttgtcttatttctttatgaaaacctcaaaatatcgttcgaaaattattgtatggtgaagaaccctggaaatgtaagtattaaaactggtaacaagtGACtaggtcattcattgatttttattttcagtgctacgaagtggatgaaattttcagggcataaaggcctgcaaacactactgactacaccatgtgcaatgaacattttactgcaagtcaatcgagaactgttcatccacgtaaattgttgtatgcatgAAGCATCCTTTTCATGAAGGGcctatttaggggaaattataattttatttattattttataaatataatttatacgtccattcaaagattctcaattgcttctccttcaatatattcagaaatgcaaaggttttattgatttcgtttttggCAAGTGATTGTCTAATTGTTTGGGAAGTCAAAGTTTTAAGGAACCTGCTGTGAGtaagaaattataaagaaactaaactgacgggctaacatacaggtcttgtattatagcactgtaaggtttttttaattgtggttccgAAAATTCGGTAAATACTAGTTATGtgagtaactgaaatgtgtatgctaatattggttcatattgatTTCTGATACAAATTGTATAAATTCCACTAAGTTTATAATATCATTAATATCTAAAAATTgcgcagaaataacacctttcaCATATAGCAGATCACAAGCGTTAaactagtcaaagctctattcgttgtc comes from the Coccinella septempunctata chromosome 2, icCocSept1.1, whole genome shotgun sequence genome and includes:
- the LOC123308593 gene encoding collagen alpha-2(I) chain-like, with product MEWKVLLAFSCCLVASQSSLIPTVEVLQGPSSKTTLLGPDGSALNAAAPGGTVVTGGAAGLVPAGPAVLGVGAPIAVRGPAGAIITSHSLAGPAVVPAVAAGAPIVGARGIAIGALGDPDDNGHEGAYLGDISEAWHDDGSYRGE